One window from the genome of Alnus glutinosa chromosome 13, dhAlnGlut1.1, whole genome shotgun sequence encodes:
- the LOC133854533 gene encoding probable protein phosphatase 2C 55: MASMETATETVPDKERLEEKRLLKMVAGAYYIPKGTSGLKGQGDDALFICEEKQTIGVADGVGGWAAMGVDPGEYARQLMANCLEAILMEPEGEVDLRRVLNQAFSNTKVKGASTACIMKLIDHISTCDVESGDMLVVGTDGLFDNMFEGDIRDIARMGAEAGLDPEQVAWAVAEHAHHNSLNRKAYTPFMQAALDSGRVFSGGKADDITVIVAYIVDA; the protein is encoded by the exons ATGGCTTCCATGGAGACGGCAACAGAAACTGTCCCTGATAA GGAAAGATTAGAAGAAAAGAGGTTGTTGAAAATGGTTGCCGGAGCATACTACATACCGAAGGGAACAAGTGGGTTGAAAGGTCAGGGCGATGATGCTCTCTTCATATGTGAAGAGAAACAAACAATTGGTGTTGCAGATGGCGTGGGTGGTTGGGCCGCCATGGGTGTCGACCCGGGAGAATATGCCAGACAACTCATGGCTAACTGTTTGGAGGCAATATTAATGGAACCAGAGGGGGAGGTTGATCTCAGAAGAGTTCTGAATCAAGCTTTCTCAAACACCAAGGTTAAAGGAGCATCAACAGCCTGCATAATGAAACTGATAGACCAT ATATCTACGTGTGATGTAGAATCAGGAGACATGCTTGTAGTCGGCACAGACGGGCTGTTTGATAACATGTTTGAGGGGGACATTAGAGACATTGCAAGAATGGGGGCTGAGGCAGGTTTAGATCCAGAGCAGGTGGCTTGGGCAGTAGCTGAGCATGCTCATCACAATTCATTGAACAGGAAAGCTTATACACCATTTATGCAAGCTGCTTTGGATTCTGGAAGAGTGTTTTCTGGAGGCAAAGCTGATGATATAACTGTCATAGTTGCTTACATTGTTGATGCTTAG
- the LOC133853685 gene encoding RNA polymerase II transcriptional coactivator KELP yields MEPEIQERIEKTVLRILQESDMEQTTEHKIRKQAAAELQLDLSDPPYKAFVKQVVQSFLEQQQQEEEEREEEEEERGDPRKEYDDDGDLIICRLSEKRRVTIQEFRGKTLLSIREYYKKDGKELPTSKGISLTEEQWSAFKKNIPAIEKAITKMESRIM; encoded by the exons ATGGAACCGGAAATCCAAGAGAGAATCGAGAAGACAGTGCTGAGGATTCTACAAGAGTCTGACATGGAGCAGACGACGGAGCACAAGATCCGGAAGCAGGCCGCGGCGGAGCTCCAGCTCGATCTCTCCGACCCGCCTTACAAGGCCTTTGTCAAGCAGGTCGTTCAGTCCTTCCTCGAACAACAGCAACAAGAAGAGGAAGagcgagaagaagaagaggaagaacgAGGAGACCCTCGTAAGGAGTACGACGATGATGGCGACCTCATCATTTGCAGG CTGTCAGAGAAGAGACGAGTGACGATTCAAGAGTTCAGGGGGAAAACTCTGTTGTCGATAAGGGAGTACTATAAGAAAGATGGGAAAGAGCTTCCTACTTCTAAAG GAATAAGCCTGACCGAGGAGCAATGGTCAGCCTTCAAGAAGAACATACCTGCTATAGAGAAAGCCATTACGAAGATGGAGTCACGGATCATGTGA
- the LOC133854637 gene encoding uncharacterized protein LOC133854637 has protein sequence MGVSLLSVPAPHQSLLNRSTWLHGSTTPIRYPSKLTVIPHSSSSSTSVVEESPPPPPDALPVQPEAATDDTDKLPLRGCQACGREEMERGCNGEGRIQGGIATVPGFGWWPIKAYRPCPAFLASGGRYRRRGQSMDEVASGGSTTRQRSKEI, from the exons atggGAGTCTCCCTTCTCTCAGTTCCAGCACCTCATCAGAGCTTACTCAACAGAAGCACATGGTTGCATGGCTCAACAACTCCCATTAGATACCCATCTAAACTCACCGTCATCCctcactcttcttcttcttcaacttctGTTGTAGAAGAAAGCCCTCCTCCTCCACCTGATGCACTTCCTGTCCAGCCAGAAGCTGCCACCGATGACACTGACAAGCTCCCTCTGAG GGGTTGTCAGGCCTGTGGGAGAGAGGAAATGGAGAGGGGATGCAATGGTGAAGGTAGGATTCAAGGTGGTATTGCAACAGTTCCAGGCTTTGGCTGGTGGCCAATAAAGGCTTACAGGCCTTGCCCTGCATTTTTAGCATCTGGTGGTAGGTATAGGCGACGCGGGCAAAGCATGGATGAGGTTGCCTCTGGTGGCAg CACGACAAGGCAAAGGTCCAAGGAAATTTGA